A region from the Cellvibrio sp. PSBB006 genome encodes:
- the atpA gene encoding F0F1 ATP synthase subunit alpha, whose product MQQLNPSEISEIIKQRIDQLDVSSEARNVGTVVSVSDGIVRIHGLMDVMYGEMIEFDGGRFGMALNLERDSVGAVILGDYIGIAEGQTCKCTGRILEVPVGPELEGRVIDALGNPIDGKGPVNAKLTDAIEKVAPGVIWRKSVDQPVQIGLKAIDAMVPIGRGQRELIIGDRQIGKTAIAIDAIINQKDSGIKCIYVAIGQKASSIAAVVRKLEEHGAMEHTVVVAATASDPAAMQFLAPFAGCTIGEYYRDRGQDALIIYDDLTKQAWAYRQISLLLRRPPGREAYPGDVFYLHSRLLERASRVSEAWVEKFTKGEVTGKTGSLTALPMIETQAGDVSAFVPTNVISITDGQIFLEASMFNSGIRPAMNAGISVSRVGGAAQTKVIKKLSGGIRTALAQYRELAAFSQFASDLDEATKSQLDHGQRVTELMKQKQFSPMSIAQMALVLYAANEGHLKDVPVNKVLDFEAAILSYANSEYADVMKTINTTGDWNAELEGKFKELITKFKASQTW is encoded by the coding sequence ATGCAGCAGCTGAATCCATCCGAGATTAGCGAAATAATCAAGCAGCGCATCGACCAGCTCGATGTGTCTTCTGAAGCCCGTAATGTGGGCACCGTAGTATCTGTATCCGACGGTATCGTCCGTATTCACGGCTTGATGGACGTGATGTACGGTGAAATGATCGAGTTCGACGGCGGTCGTTTCGGTATGGCCCTGAACCTGGAGCGCGACTCTGTCGGTGCGGTAATCCTGGGTGACTATATCGGCATCGCCGAGGGCCAAACCTGTAAATGTACTGGCCGTATCCTTGAAGTGCCGGTTGGTCCGGAGCTGGAAGGTCGCGTAATCGATGCACTGGGTAACCCTATCGACGGTAAAGGCCCTGTCAACGCCAAGTTGACTGACGCCATCGAAAAAGTTGCACCCGGCGTAATCTGGCGTAAGTCGGTCGACCAACCGGTGCAAATCGGTTTGAAAGCCATCGACGCCATGGTGCCGATTGGTCGTGGTCAGCGTGAGCTGATCATTGGTGACCGTCAGATCGGTAAGACCGCTATCGCGATCGACGCCATTATCAACCAGAAAGATTCCGGCATTAAATGTATTTATGTCGCTATCGGCCAAAAAGCCTCTTCTATTGCTGCCGTTGTGCGCAAACTGGAAGAGCACGGCGCTATGGAGCACACCGTAGTGGTAGCGGCTACGGCCTCTGACCCGGCGGCGATGCAATTCCTGGCTCCTTTTGCCGGTTGCACCATTGGTGAGTACTACCGCGACCGCGGTCAGGATGCGTTGATCATTTATGACGACCTGACCAAACAAGCTTGGGCTTACCGTCAAATCTCCCTGTTGTTACGTCGTCCGCCAGGCCGTGAAGCCTACCCTGGTGACGTATTCTATTTGCACTCCCGTCTGCTGGAGCGCGCTTCGCGTGTGAGCGAAGCTTGGGTGGAGAAATTCACCAAGGGCGAAGTAACCGGCAAAACCGGTTCCTTGACGGCGCTGCCAATGATTGAAACCCAGGCGGGTGACGTGTCGGCGTTCGTTCCGACCAACGTGATTTCGATCACCGATGGTCAGATCTTCCTGGAAGCCTCCATGTTTAACTCCGGTATCCGTCCGGCGATGAACGCCGGTATTTCGGTATCGCGGGTAGGTGGTGCGGCGCAAACCAAGGTCATCAAGAAGTTGTCCGGTGGTATCCGTACCGCTCTGGCACAGTACCGTGAATTGGCCGCCTTCTCCCAGTTTGCCTCTGATCTGGATGAAGCGACCAAGTCACAGCTGGATCACGGCCAACGCGTGACAGAACTCATGAAGCAGAAGCAATTCTCGCCCATGAGCATCGCGCAGATGGCATTGGTTCTGTATGCGGCCAACGAAGGTCACCTGAAAGATGTGCCGGTAAACAAGGTGCTGGATTTTGAAGCTGCCATCCTCTCTTACGCTAACAGTGAATACGCCGATGTGATGAAGACCATCAACACCACCGGCGACTGGAACGCGGAACTGGAAGGCAAATTCAAAGAACTGATCACCAAGTTCAAGGCGAGCCAAACCTGGTAA
- the atpG gene encoding F0F1 ATP synthase subunit gamma, whose amino-acid sequence MAGTKEIRTQMLSIKSTQKITSAMEMVAASKMRRAQERMQLGKPYAKRMREVIGHLANANPEYKHSFMQQRDVKRVGFILVSSDRGLCGGLNINVFKTAIRNMKPWSDQGVDIDLCLIGAKASAFFKSFGGNVVAATRDLGEAPSVADLIGSVKVMLDAYADGKIDRLFLVSNEFVNTMTQSPTLRQLLPLEPEENKKLKHHWDYIYEPNAEVLLDGLLTRYIESQVYQAVVENAAAEQAARMIAMKSATDNAGELIDSLKLIYNKARQSAITQELSEIVGGAAAVAS is encoded by the coding sequence ATGGCAGGCACAAAAGAAATACGGACCCAGATGCTCAGCATCAAGAGCACGCAAAAGATTACCAGCGCGATGGAAATGGTCGCCGCCAGTAAGATGCGCCGTGCTCAGGAGCGGATGCAGTTGGGTAAGCCTTACGCCAAGCGTATGCGTGAGGTGATCGGGCATCTGGCCAACGCCAATCCCGAGTACAAGCACAGTTTTATGCAACAGCGCGACGTTAAACGCGTCGGTTTTATCCTGGTATCCAGTGACCGCGGTCTCTGCGGCGGCTTGAACATTAACGTGTTCAAAACCGCTATCAGAAATATGAAACCCTGGTCGGATCAGGGCGTGGATATCGATCTTTGCCTGATTGGTGCAAAAGCCTCGGCATTCTTTAAAAGCTTTGGTGGCAATGTGGTTGCCGCTACCCGCGACCTGGGTGAAGCACCCAGCGTGGCCGACCTGATCGGTAGCGTTAAAGTGATGCTCGACGCATACGCCGACGGCAAGATTGATCGTCTCTTTCTGGTGAGTAACGAATTCGTCAACACCATGACCCAGAGCCCTACCCTGCGTCAGTTATTGCCGCTGGAACCGGAAGAAAACAAAAAGCTGAAACACCATTGGGATTACATCTACGAGCCCAACGCCGAAGTGTTACTCGACGGCCTCTTGACTCGCTACATCGAATCCCAGGTGTATCAAGCGGTAGTGGAAAATGCGGCGGCTGAACAAGCTGCGCGCATGATCGCCATGAAAAGCGCCACTGATAACGCCGGTGAGCTGATCGATAGCCTCAAGTTGATCTACAACAAGGCCCGTCAATCAGCGATTACCCAGGAGTTGTCCGAGATCGTGGGTGGCGCAGCGGCGGTCGCTTCCTAA
- the atpD gene encoding F0F1 ATP synthase subunit beta — MSSGRIVQIIGAVIDVEFPRDAVPQIYDALKVTEGDLTLEVQQQLGDGVVRTIALGSSEGLRRGLAVSNTNEPIKVPVGKETLGRIMDVLGNPIDEAGPIGEQERMQIHRKAPAYEELAASNDLLETGIKVIDLVCPFAKGGKVGLFGGAGVGKTVNMMELINNIAKEHSGLSVFAGVGERTREGNDFYHEMTDSKVVDKVAMVYGQMNEPPGNRLRVALTGLTMAEKFRDEGKDVLLFVDNIYRYTLAGTEVSALLGRMPSAVGYQPTLAEEMGVLQERITSTKTGSITSVQAVYVPADDLTDPSPATTFAHLDSTVVLSRDIAAKGIYPAIDPLDSTSRQLDPLIIGQEHYETARGVQTVLQRFKELKDIIAILGMDELSEEDKQTVARARKIERFLSQPFHVAEVFTGSPGKYVPLKETIRGFRGILAGEYDHLPEQAFYMVGSIDEVVEKAAKLK, encoded by the coding sequence ATGAGTAGCGGACGTATCGTACAAATCATCGGTGCCGTTATCGACGTGGAATTCCCGCGCGATGCCGTGCCCCAAATTTATGATGCACTGAAGGTCACCGAAGGCGACTTGACGCTGGAAGTACAACAACAATTGGGCGACGGCGTAGTGCGCACTATTGCACTGGGCTCCTCAGAGGGTCTGCGTCGTGGTCTGGCTGTTTCCAACACCAATGAGCCCATCAAAGTACCCGTCGGTAAAGAAACCCTCGGTCGCATCATGGACGTATTGGGCAACCCCATTGATGAAGCAGGTCCCATCGGCGAGCAAGAGCGCATGCAGATTCACCGCAAGGCGCCCGCTTACGAAGAACTGGCTGCATCCAATGACTTGCTGGAAACCGGTATTAAAGTTATCGACCTGGTATGTCCTTTCGCCAAGGGCGGTAAAGTTGGTCTGTTCGGTGGTGCGGGTGTAGGTAAAACCGTCAACATGATGGAACTGATCAACAACATCGCCAAAGAGCACAGCGGTCTGTCGGTATTCGCCGGTGTGGGTGAGCGTACTCGTGAAGGTAACGACTTCTACCACGAAATGACCGACTCCAAGGTTGTGGATAAAGTAGCGATGGTATACGGCCAGATGAACGAGCCACCAGGCAACCGTTTGCGCGTAGCCTTGACCGGTTTGACCATGGCTGAAAAATTCCGTGACGAAGGAAAAGATGTTCTGTTGTTTGTGGACAACATCTACCGTTACACCCTAGCCGGTACGGAAGTATCTGCACTGTTGGGCCGTATGCCTTCAGCGGTAGGTTACCAGCCGACCCTGGCGGAAGAGATGGGCGTTCTGCAAGAGCGTATTACCTCAACCAAAACCGGTTCTATCACCTCGGTACAAGCCGTATACGTACCCGCGGATGACTTGACCGACCCGTCACCGGCCACCACCTTTGCGCACTTGGACTCAACCGTAGTACTGAGCCGTGACATCGCTGCAAAAGGTATTTACCCGGCAATTGACCCGCTGGATTCAACCTCACGTCAGTTGGACCCGCTGATCATCGGTCAGGAACACTACGAAACCGCGCGCGGCGTGCAAACCGTACTGCAACGTTTCAAAGAGCTGAAAGACATTATCGCGATCCTGGGTATGGATGAATTGTCAGAAGAAGACAAACAAACCGTAGCCCGCGCGCGTAAGATCGAGCGCTTCCTGTCCCAGCCATTCCACGTCGCAGAAGTATTTACCGGTTCACCGGGCAAATACGTGCCGCTGAAAGAAACCATTCGCGGTTTCAGAGGCATCCTTGCCGGTGAGTACGATCACCTGCCAGAGCAGGCGTTCTACATGGTTGGTTCTATCGATGAAGTGGTCGAGAAAGCTGCCAAACTGAAATAA
- a CDS encoding F0F1 ATP synthase subunit epsilon, giving the protein MAMTVQCDIVSAEREIFSGLVEMVVANGSLGDLGINYGHAPLLTGLEPGPVRIKKQGGEEEIFYVSGGYLEVQPYHVTVLADTALRAGDMDEAAAQQAKEHAAQQLANQSGEVDYSRAAIQLAEASAQLRTLQSIRKKLGK; this is encoded by the coding sequence ATGGCTATGACTGTTCAATGCGATATCGTCAGTGCAGAGCGCGAGATTTTCTCCGGTCTGGTCGAGATGGTAGTGGCCAACGGTTCGCTGGGTGATCTGGGTATTAACTACGGCCACGCGCCCTTGTTAACTGGCCTTGAGCCAGGCCCGGTGCGCATCAAGAAGCAAGGTGGCGAGGAAGAGATCTTCTACGTCTCCGGTGGCTATCTTGAAGTGCAGCCTTACCATGTGACGGTGCTGGCTGATACCGCCCTGCGCGCCGGTGACATGGACGAAGCGGCAGCGCAACAAGCCAAAGAGCACGCTGCGCAACAACTGGCAAATCAATCGGGTGAAGTGGATTATTCCCGCGCGGCTATCCAGTTGGCAGAAGCCTCTGCCCAGTTACGCACATTGCAATCGATTCGTAAGAAACTCGGTAAATAA